The following proteins are encoded in a genomic region of Spirosoma sp. SC4-14:
- a CDS encoding T9SS type A sorting domain-containing protein: MRYLLSIFICMLAITSFAQEVDKQRYIKINYEPNQVYVEKAIEKIEAVSIVSPKSNVEYRAGRSVELLPGFQAKAGAVFVAHIRTESTTDLQLTAYPNPFDRSTTIDFVLPESGKINLYVIDAKGQVIERLLESSQQEAGRHTLEWKAENQSSGIYMPVLTTERKQISSRVIKK, translated from the coding sequence ATGCGCTATTTACTGAGTATCTTTATCTGTATGCTTGCTATTACTTCTTTTGCTCAGGAAGTTGATAAACAGCGTTATATCAAGATCAACTACGAACCTAATCAGGTGTATGTTGAAAAGGCTATTGAGAAAATAGAAGCGGTTAGTATTGTTTCTCCTAAAAGTAATGTTGAATACCGGGCCGGGCGATCTGTTGAACTTTTGCCAGGATTTCAGGCAAAGGCTGGCGCTGTTTTTGTTGCTCATATTCGAACAGAGTCGACAACTGATTTACAACTAACGGCTTATCCGAATCCATTTGATCGGTCAACGACAATTGATTTTGTACTTCCAGAATCAGGAAAAATCAATCTGTATGTCATTGATGCTAAAGGGCAGGTTATTGAACGCTTATTAGAAAGTAGCCAGCAAGAGGCTGGTAGACATACTTTAGAATGGAAAGCTGAGAACCAGTCATCCGGCATCTATATGCCTGTTCTAACAACTGAACGAAAGCAGATTAGTAGCCGTGTCATAAAAAAATAA